The following proteins are encoded in a genomic region of Spirosoma sp. SC4-14:
- a CDS encoding M14 family zinc carboxypeptidase, giving the protein MAFSTKSQLVRQVHSLVAVGLTLIGVSAQAQQSPTSEVYDQKIKEYTTDKRFLPASVLNLPDDPTIPSPLKHFGQIIGTPGIIHRTPEIYGYYQKLTQTSPNITMQQVSTSEEGRPINLVAIGSDDAMKRLDHYKKQLALLADPRKMANQELEKVLGDTKLVYYLNGGLHSPEMGSPEMLMELAYRLVTSQSPEIKTIRDNIIVLINPVSEPDGWDKQVDWYNRYTKSRKEYDDGFPKSPPYWGKYAYHDNNRDGLQVSQALTKALYKIFYDWHPTVSLDLHESVPLLYISTGTGPYNETIDPITIGEWQIMANHDITSLAAQGIPGVFTWAFYDGWYPGYALWISNNHNATGRFYETFGNAGANTYLRDLANQKYAGDDVTSKEWYRPDPATEKVYWSYRNGINYMQAGVLASLSYGATNSRMLLKNFYQKGLNNIRKGTEETPRAFVIPKNQRDPAMAAYLVNQLRAQAIEVHKAESGKNQGDYVVLLNQPYRNLAVSLLTKQNYPKEAKFPPYDDIAWTLGYLYGVDVKAEDSVKYAAGDLKLISDDVNYTGTIDGEGTSYVLNYKAQTNVLPAMIWLKGQNKQAKVAVLDSKTTISGIKDTLAVGTVVFKGITADQSKKLASQFGLDLQGTKDAISTSTSQHEISLPRVAIYHSWYNTQDEGWARYTFEQRGIPYTSINKDHLKAGELRKKFDVILIPRMRGDVTNFIHEIDSRFGPLPYTKTAEFPSHGFPDATTDITGGPGFDGIEQLKKFVESGGVLVTLDNSSLMVAEAGITRDLAQANAPTLFHPGSIVTAKNRNSNSPIMYGFPETFPIFRGIAPLLQTKKANRDMMVMQYGTKPLKDEEEYKGAIMGMPEKKPVKEAPKAASPKKEDPYVLSGMVRNEQTIIGHGAVFNVPVGSGRVVAFTFDPLHRYLNHHDAPLLWNVLINWNHLDTPASVAATAEAKATQGAKASGAN; this is encoded by the coding sequence ATGGCCTTCTCTACCAAAAGCCAGTTAGTCAGGCAGGTACACTCTTTGGTTGCGGTTGGGCTTACGCTGATCGGTGTTTCGGCTCAGGCTCAGCAATCGCCCACATCGGAAGTGTACGACCAGAAAATTAAAGAATACACAACCGACAAACGGTTTCTACCTGCTTCGGTGCTGAACCTCCCCGACGATCCAACAATCCCGTCTCCCCTCAAACATTTTGGCCAGATCATTGGCACACCCGGTATCATTCATCGTACTCCCGAAATTTATGGCTATTACCAGAAACTGACGCAGACTTCGCCCAACATCACCATGCAGCAGGTGAGTACCAGCGAAGAAGGTCGCCCAATCAATCTGGTTGCCATTGGCAGTGACGATGCCATGAAACGGCTCGACCATTACAAAAAACAGTTGGCACTGCTGGCCGACCCCCGCAAAATGGCCAATCAGGAGCTGGAAAAAGTTCTGGGCGACACTAAACTGGTTTATTACCTCAACGGGGGTCTGCATTCGCCCGAGATGGGATCGCCGGAAATGCTGATGGAACTGGCCTACCGACTGGTCACCAGCCAATCGCCCGAAATCAAGACTATCCGCGACAATATCATCGTACTGATCAACCCCGTTTCGGAACCCGACGGCTGGGACAAACAGGTCGACTGGTATAATCGCTATACCAAAAGCCGGAAAGAATACGACGACGGCTTCCCGAAATCGCCACCGTACTGGGGCAAATATGCCTATCACGACAACAACCGCGATGGCTTGCAGGTATCGCAGGCGCTGACCAAAGCGCTTTACAAAATCTTCTACGACTGGCACCCTACGGTTAGTCTCGATCTGCATGAATCGGTACCGCTGCTGTATATCTCGACCGGAACGGGGCCATACAACGAAACCATTGACCCGATTACCATTGGCGAATGGCAGATTATGGCCAACCACGACATTACGTCGCTGGCCGCACAGGGCATTCCGGGTGTATTTACCTGGGCCTTCTACGATGGCTGGTATCCGGGGTATGCGCTCTGGATTTCGAACAACCACAATGCAACCGGCCGCTTCTACGAAACTTTCGGCAATGCGGGCGCCAACACTTACCTGCGCGACCTGGCGAACCAGAAATACGCGGGCGACGATGTTACGTCGAAAGAATGGTATCGGCCCGATCCGGCTACAGAAAAAGTGTACTGGTCGTACCGAAACGGCATTAACTATATGCAGGCCGGTGTGCTGGCCTCGCTGTCGTATGGTGCTACCAACAGCCGGATGTTGCTGAAAAACTTTTATCAGAAAGGGCTGAACAATATCCGAAAAGGAACCGAAGAAACACCCCGCGCCTTTGTGATCCCGAAAAATCAGCGCGACCCGGCTATGGCCGCCTACCTCGTCAATCAGCTTCGGGCTCAGGCCATTGAGGTTCATAAAGCCGAATCGGGTAAGAATCAGGGCGATTATGTGGTGTTGCTGAATCAGCCATACCGCAACCTCGCCGTTTCGCTGCTGACCAAACAGAACTATCCGAAAGAAGCCAAATTTCCGCCCTACGACGACATTGCCTGGACACTCGGCTATTTATACGGTGTAGACGTAAAAGCGGAAGACAGCGTAAAATATGCTGCGGGTGATCTGAAGCTGATCAGCGACGATGTGAACTATACCGGAACCATCGATGGCGAGGGCACAAGCTACGTGCTGAACTACAAGGCACAGACCAACGTATTGCCCGCTATGATCTGGCTGAAAGGCCAGAATAAGCAGGCGAAGGTGGCGGTGCTGGATAGCAAAACGACCATCAGCGGTATTAAAGACACACTGGCAGTTGGTACCGTTGTCTTCAAAGGAATCACAGCCGATCAGTCGAAGAAACTGGCCTCACAATTTGGACTTGATTTGCAGGGAACAAAAGACGCTATCAGTACGTCAACAAGCCAGCACGAAATCAGCCTGCCCCGCGTGGCCATCTACCACAGTTGGTATAACACGCAGGACGAAGGCTGGGCACGCTACACCTTCGAGCAGCGCGGCATTCCCTATACGTCGATCAACAAAGACCACCTGAAAGCGGGTGAGCTACGAAAAAAATTCGATGTGATTCTGATTCCTCGTATGCGTGGCGATGTCACGAATTTCATCCACGAAATCGATTCGCGTTTTGGGCCACTACCCTATACCAAAACGGCGGAATTTCCATCGCACGGCTTTCCCGATGCGACAACCGACATTACTGGTGGCCCTGGCTTTGACGGAATCGAACAACTGAAAAAATTTGTTGAATCGGGTGGTGTACTCGTTACACTCGACAACTCATCGCTGATGGTAGCCGAAGCCGGCATTACCCGCGATCTGGCTCAGGCCAATGCGCCTACCCTTTTCCATCCGGGTTCTATTGTGACGGCGAAAAATCGTAATTCTAATAGCCCCATCATGTACGGTTTTCCAGAAACCTTCCCCATTTTCCGAGGCATTGCCCCACTACTGCAAACCAAAAAAGCCAACCGCGATATGATGGTGATGCAGTATGGAACCAAACCGCTCAAAGATGAAGAGGAATATAAGGGAGCCATCATGGGAATGCCCGAAAAAAAACCAGTGAAGGAAGCTCCCAAGGCAGCCTCTCCCAAAAAAGAAGACCCTTATGTGTTATCGGGGATGGTTCGTAATGAGCAAACGATCATTGGACACGGAGCCGTTTTCAATGTTCCGGTTGGTTCGGGGCGGGTCGTTGCGTTTACCTTCGATCCACTACACCGCTATCTGAACCACCATGACGCGCCCCTGCTCTGGAACGTACTCATCAACTGGAACCACCTCGACACGCCAGCCTCCGTTGCCGCAACTGCCGAAGCGAAAGCAACGCAGGGCGCGAAAGCAAGTGGTGCGAATTGA
- a CDS encoding formylglycine-generating enzyme family protein produces MVWIPGGTFDMGSDEFVDSRPVHPVSVKGFWMDEHEVTNAQFAEFVKATGYKTVAERPLNPADYPNVPADQLVPGSAVFTPTSTEVSLENPLQWWKYVPGASWQHPDGPSSSLKGHENEPVVHVSYDDALAYAKWAGKRLPTEAEWEFAARGGGNNQTYYWGNDLKPKGKWVANIHQGHFPDKNTQEDGYAGAAPVMSFPANSFGLYDMEGNVWEWCQDFYRPDYYVNSPKNNPKGPEDSYDPDEPGAVKRVQRGGSFLCSDQYCIRYKAGSRGKGEVSSGSNNLGFRCVK; encoded by the coding sequence ATGGTCTGGATTCCGGGAGGAACATTTGACATGGGTAGCGACGAGTTTGTCGATTCGAGGCCTGTTCATCCTGTGTCCGTGAAAGGGTTCTGGATGGATGAGCATGAAGTTACCAATGCGCAGTTTGCCGAATTTGTGAAGGCTACGGGCTATAAAACCGTTGCCGAGCGTCCGCTGAATCCAGCCGATTATCCGAATGTGCCCGCCGATCAACTGGTGCCAGGATCGGCAGTGTTTACGCCCACCTCAACGGAGGTATCACTCGAAAACCCATTGCAATGGTGGAAATACGTTCCGGGTGCAAGCTGGCAGCATCCCGATGGCCCATCAAGTAGTCTTAAAGGACATGAAAACGAGCCCGTTGTCCATGTTAGCTACGACGATGCGCTTGCCTATGCGAAATGGGCGGGCAAACGACTACCAACCGAAGCGGAGTGGGAGTTTGCGGCTCGCGGGGGGGGCAACAATCAGACCTACTATTGGGGCAATGATCTGAAACCCAAAGGGAAATGGGTTGCAAATATTCATCAGGGGCATTTTCCTGACAAAAATACGCAGGAAGATGGTTATGCCGGGGCCGCGCCAGTGATGTCGTTTCCGGCTAATTCGTTCGGCCTATACGATATGGAAGGGAATGTTTGGGAATGGTGTCAGGATTTTTACCGGCCCGATTATTATGTCAATTCGCCAAAAAACAACCCTAAGGGCCCCGAAGATAGTTATGACCCCGATGAACCAGGCGCGGTTAAACGAGTGCAGCGGGGCGGATCGTTTCTGTGCAGCGATCAGTATTGTATTCGCTATAAAGCCGGGAGCCGGGGCAAAGGCGAAGTTAGCAGCGGCAGCAACAACCTGGGCTTTCGCTGTGTGAAATAG
- a CDS encoding prolyl oligopeptidase family serine peptidase: protein MKKHFLLPLLAVVLCFSSNRTFAQAFTFEAVKGYPFPTELTSSAQGSRIAWAFNEQGKRNVYVAQGPDFTPRKLTSYNDDTGQELTSLSISDDGQWVVYVRGGDHGSNWDDDVPVNTTASPIPPKVQIWGIPFAGGEPKLLADGDEPVISPKSDRVAFIKGGQIWAVPINGSSAAKALFNARGTNGSIEWSPDGSKLAFVCDRKDHAFVGVFTNETTPITWIAPSFSRDRSPKWSPDGKKIVFARTQGAGGAPDSVLARKHQPWSIWTADATSGSATQLWKAPKTLAGSVPTTHGGFNLHWAANDRIVYLSYQDGWPHLYSVPATGGSPLLLTSAPFMAEHITLSHDRKWLVFSGNTGPDKLDIDRRHVVRVPVDKAAMEVLTPGNGLEWMPVVTGDGSAVAMISATAQRPPLPTVMAFSKGTPKVLGQNLIPGNFPQNQLITPKQVTFKSPDGMTVHGQLFEPTAGAAKKPALIYVHGGPPRQMLLGWNYSDYYANAYALNQYLASQGFVVLSVNYRLGIGYGYDFHQPANGGATGASEYQDVRAAAVWLTEQPQVDAAKIGIYGGSYGGYLTALALARDSKLFAAGVDIHGVHDWSQQRYGIGPSDRVEKIPDAEQAAKVVYESSPISSVSTWTSPVLIIHGDDDRNVRFSQSTDLVRRLDAQGVPMETLVIPDDTHHWMKHTNALKMGNATADFFTRKLMKPRQ, encoded by the coding sequence ATGAAAAAGCATTTCCTCCTTCCTCTGCTAGCAGTTGTTCTTTGCTTTAGCAGCAACCGAACGTTTGCTCAGGCATTTACTTTCGAAGCGGTTAAAGGCTATCCCTTCCCAACAGAACTAACCAGTTCGGCGCAGGGCTCACGCATTGCCTGGGCGTTCAACGAGCAGGGAAAACGGAATGTGTATGTAGCACAGGGCCCCGATTTCACCCCTCGCAAACTCACCAGCTACAACGACGATACAGGTCAGGAACTAACCAGTCTGTCGATTTCCGATGATGGACAATGGGTTGTTTACGTACGCGGTGGCGATCATGGTTCCAACTGGGACGATGACGTTCCGGTCAATACGACGGCTTCTCCCATACCGCCCAAGGTGCAGATCTGGGGCATTCCGTTTGCCGGTGGTGAGCCCAAACTGCTTGCCGATGGCGACGAACCTGTTATCTCCCCCAAAAGCGACAGAGTTGCCTTTATCAAAGGTGGCCAAATCTGGGCAGTTCCTATTAACGGTTCATCGGCCGCAAAAGCACTCTTCAATGCACGTGGCACCAACGGCTCAATCGAATGGTCGCCCGACGGCTCGAAACTGGCCTTTGTCTGCGACCGTAAAGATCATGCGTTTGTGGGCGTTTTTACCAATGAGACAACCCCAATTACCTGGATTGCCCCTTCGTTCTCACGCGATCGATCGCCAAAATGGTCGCCCGATGGAAAAAAAATCGTTTTTGCCCGCACACAAGGTGCGGGTGGTGCGCCCGACTCTGTACTAGCTCGAAAACACCAGCCATGGTCGATCTGGACAGCAGACGCCACCTCGGGCAGCGCTACGCAGCTCTGGAAAGCGCCAAAGACCCTGGCAGGCTCAGTACCTACAACCCACGGCGGTTTCAACCTGCACTGGGCGGCTAACGACCGGATCGTTTATCTGTCGTATCAGGATGGCTGGCCACATCTGTATTCTGTTCCGGCAACGGGTGGTTCTCCTTTGTTACTGACTTCGGCTCCGTTTATGGCCGAACATATTACCTTAAGTCACGACCGCAAATGGCTTGTATTCAGCGGCAATACGGGTCCGGATAAGCTCGACATCGACCGGCGCCATGTTGTCCGCGTACCAGTCGATAAAGCAGCAATGGAAGTACTCACTCCCGGCAACGGACTGGAATGGATGCCGGTCGTAACGGGCGACGGCTCAGCAGTAGCCATGATCAGTGCCACCGCCCAACGGCCTCCATTGCCAACGGTCATGGCTTTTTCGAAAGGAACACCTAAAGTACTCGGGCAGAATCTGATTCCGGGCAATTTCCCACAAAATCAGCTCATAACACCTAAGCAGGTTACGTTTAAATCGCCAGACGGCATGACGGTTCACGGGCAGCTCTTTGAACCAACAGCAGGAGCGGCCAAAAAGCCCGCTCTCATCTACGTACATGGAGGGCCTCCACGGCAGATGCTGCTGGGGTGGAATTATTCTGACTATTATGCTAATGCCTATGCCCTAAACCAATACCTGGCCAGCCAGGGTTTTGTGGTGCTGTCGGTAAACTATCGGCTGGGTATTGGCTATGGTTACGATTTTCATCAACCAGCCAACGGTGGCGCAACCGGCGCATCAGAATATCAGGATGTTCGGGCGGCAGCAGTATGGCTCACAGAACAACCCCAGGTCGATGCGGCTAAAATTGGTATTTATGGGGGTTCGTATGGTGGCTACCTAACCGCACTGGCTCTGGCCCGCGACTCAAAACTCTTTGCAGCTGGCGTCGATATTCATGGTGTCCACGACTGGAGTCAGCAACGGTACGGCATTGGTCCATCGGACCGGGTCGAAAAAATCCCGGATGCCGAACAAGCCGCCAAAGTTGTCTACGAATCGTCGCCCATCTCGTCGGTTAGCACCTGGACCTCGCCTGTTCTGATCATTCATGGCGACGACGACCGCAATGTCCGATTTAGCCAAAGTACGGATCTGGTTCGTCGGCTGGATGCCCAGGGAGTACCGATGGAAACCCTCGTTATTCCCGACGACACCCACCACTGGATGAAACACACGAATGCGCTGAAAATGGGAAATGCCACCGCCGATTTCTTCACCCGCAAGCTCATGAAGCCGAGGCAGTAA